The Kiritimatiellia bacterium genome contains a region encoding:
- a CDS encoding MATE family efflux transporter, producing MAETSTAPVPAGYREVVRIAMPLIISTASFSAMQFIDRVFLAQYSSAAIQAALPAGLLAFTLCSGFMALAGYTNTLVAHYYGAGDRPACARATAQGLWASLLSWPLILALIPAGHALLRWADHGPEVVALELEYFTILMAGGVSIPFGAAISGFFTGRGDTLTNMYAQVAGNAVNIVLDYALIFGRWGFPEMGIRGAAIATVIAGFVPSIVLGAAYLSRRLDAEFHTRREWRPDRALFAKLIRFGAPAGVQMVLDVASFSIFVLLTGRLGPLSLAASNIALSINTLAFMPLLGISIAASTLVGQYQGRGRSDLAEKAGWTSLKVGLMYMAVIGATYVAFPREYFWLFSERGGGGFTLEELLTVGRPLLILMAMWGLLDAVNIILSGALKGAGDTRFVMWYSVAMAWCLFVPGTWFVIEVLGGGILGAWAFLAAVIAVLSVGFYLRFARGTWRNIVVVDRQMPLPPVNIGQDARVISD from the coding sequence GTGGCTGAAACATCCACAGCGCCTGTACCCGCCGGATATCGCGAGGTGGTCCGGATCGCGATGCCGCTGATTATCAGCACAGCGTCCTTCTCCGCGATGCAGTTCATCGATCGCGTGTTTCTCGCGCAATACAGCTCGGCCGCGATCCAGGCGGCGCTGCCGGCCGGCTTGCTGGCATTCACGCTGTGCTCGGGGTTTATGGCGCTGGCGGGCTACACCAACACCTTGGTCGCCCATTATTACGGAGCGGGCGACCGTCCGGCGTGTGCGCGGGCGACCGCGCAGGGCCTCTGGGCGTCGCTACTTTCGTGGCCGCTGATTTTGGCGCTGATTCCAGCCGGACATGCCCTGCTGCGATGGGCGGATCACGGCCCCGAGGTTGTTGCACTGGAGCTGGAGTATTTCACGATCCTGATGGCGGGCGGCGTGAGCATTCCCTTCGGCGCGGCGATCAGCGGTTTTTTTACGGGCCGCGGAGACACGCTCACCAACATGTACGCGCAGGTCGCGGGAAATGCGGTGAATATTGTGCTGGATTACGCGCTGATCTTCGGGCGATGGGGCTTCCCGGAGATGGGAATCCGCGGCGCGGCAATTGCAACGGTGATAGCAGGCTTTGTGCCTTCGATCGTGCTCGGTGCCGCGTATTTGTCCCGGCGACTGGACGCAGAATTTCACACGCGGCGGGAATGGCGACCAGACCGCGCCCTTTTTGCCAAACTGATCCGATTTGGCGCTCCGGCAGGTGTGCAGATGGTGCTCGATGTGGCGTCCTTCTCAATTTTCGTTCTCCTAACCGGACGGCTCGGGCCGCTGTCGCTTGCGGCGAGCAACATCGCGCTGAGCATCAACACGCTTGCGTTCATGCCGCTGCTGGGCATCAGCATCGCTGCATCGACACTCGTGGGACAATATCAGGGTCGCGGACGTTCGGACCTCGCGGAGAAAGCGGGTTGGACATCGCTCAAGGTAGGATTGATGTACATGGCGGTGATAGGCGCGACCTATGTGGCGTTTCCACGGGAGTATTTCTGGCTGTTTTCAGAACGTGGTGGCGGAGGCTTTACCCTCGAGGAATTGCTGACGGTCGGGCGGCCGCTGCTGATCCTGATGGCGATGTGGGGTTTGTTGGATGCGGTCAATATCATCTTGTCCGGGGCGCTGAAGGGGGCGGGCGACACGCGGTTTGTGATGTGGTATTCCGTGGCGATGGCCTGGTGCCTCTTTGTCCCCGGCACATGGTTCGTCATTGAGGTGCTGGGTGGCGGCATTCTGGGGGCGTGGGCATTTCTGGCGGCGGTGATCGCAGTGCTGTCGGTAGGGTTTTATCTGCGTTTTGCGCGTGGGACCTGGAGAAACATTGTTGTGGTGGACCGGCAAATGCCCCTCCCGCCGGTGAATATCGGACAGGATGCGCGCGTGATTTCCGATTAA
- the argS gene encoding arginine--tRNA ligase produces MSDQLSADGSGSGAKQESLEASLSAWVRARFREMFPGVDFGGVALDVLPTAEESFGDYQCNAAMAAGKRLRMSPRDVAGRLLAGAALPPDVARAEVAGPGFINFFLDDGALARRLERMQMDPRLHVPMLGEGRTIVIDYSSPNVAKPMHIGHIRSTVIGNAIDRLHRYLGYRVIADNHLGDWGTQFGLLILGYRHFADPAALEADPIDELERIYVKSYERSQQDEAWLNAARAELVKLQQGDPENRALWSRFVELSVREFDTIYRRLGVQFDLYRGESWYNDRIPSLIEMLLARGIAEESEGALVVRLEEEKLPVCIVRKSDGGYNYATTDIATILSRVEEFAPDAIIYVTDERQQLHFKQVFAVARRLGVQTPLIHVWFGLMRLPEGTFSTRQGNVIKLERLLDEAESRALAIVRESSPEMPPEAQREVARAVGIGAVKYADLSQNPQSLVTFTWDKALALDGNSAPYLQYAHARIASVRDKYADQFPRGNYLGTPIVLGEETEKRLARRLIRFPDVVVRAAATYRPNLLCEYLFDLAQVYSTFYQTVPFLKAPEGVRESRVRLCDLTARILKQGLDLLGIEAPERI; encoded by the coding sequence ATGAGCGACCAACTTAGCGCGGATGGGAGCGGAAGCGGGGCGAAGCAGGAGAGCCTTGAGGCCTCGTTGTCGGCGTGGGTTCGAGCGAGATTCCGGGAGATGTTTCCCGGTGTGGATTTCGGTGGCGTGGCGCTGGACGTGCTGCCGACGGCGGAGGAGTCGTTTGGAGATTATCAGTGCAATGCGGCGATGGCGGCGGGCAAACGGCTGCGAATGTCGCCGCGCGACGTGGCAGGGCGTCTGCTGGCCGGCGCTGCGCTGCCGCCGGACGTCGCTCGGGCGGAGGTGGCGGGGCCCGGCTTCATCAATTTTTTCCTCGACGATGGCGCCCTTGCCCGGCGCCTCGAACGGATGCAGATGGATCCAAGGTTGCATGTGCCGATGTTAGGCGAAGGGCGCACGATCGTGATTGATTATTCCAGTCCGAACGTCGCCAAGCCGATGCACATCGGCCATATCCGCTCCACCGTGATCGGGAACGCCATCGATCGCCTGCATCGTTATCTCGGCTACCGCGTGATTGCGGACAATCATTTGGGCGACTGGGGCACGCAATTCGGGCTGTTGATCCTTGGCTACCGCCATTTTGCGGACCCCGCGGCACTGGAGGCGGACCCGATCGACGAGCTGGAGCGAATTTACGTGAAAAGCTATGAGCGTTCGCAGCAGGACGAGGCCTGGCTGAACGCGGCTCGAGCGGAGCTAGTGAAGCTGCAGCAGGGCGATCCCGAAAATCGCGCCCTGTGGAGCCGGTTCGTTGAGCTGAGCGTGCGGGAATTCGACACCATCTACCGACGCCTCGGCGTGCAGTTCGATTTGTATCGCGGCGAGAGCTGGTACAACGACCGGATCCCCTCACTAATCGAAATGCTGCTTGCCCGCGGGATTGCGGAAGAGAGCGAGGGCGCGTTGGTCGTCCGGCTGGAGGAGGAAAAACTGCCCGTATGCATCGTACGCAAGAGCGACGGCGGTTATAACTATGCAACGACGGACATCGCGACGATTCTAAGCCGCGTCGAAGAGTTTGCGCCGGATGCAATCATCTATGTGACGGACGAGCGGCAGCAGCTGCACTTCAAACAGGTGTTCGCTGTCGCGCGCCGGCTCGGGGTGCAGACACCGCTGATCCACGTGTGGTTTGGCCTGATGCGTTTGCCGGAGGGTACGTTTTCCACGCGACAGGGAAACGTGATCAAGCTGGAGCGGCTCCTGGATGAGGCGGAGTCGCGCGCACTTGCGATCGTACGCGAGAGCAGCCCTGAGATGCCGCCGGAGGCGCAGCGCGAGGTTGCGCGGGCCGTCGGGATTGGCGCGGTGAAATACGCCGACCTAAGCCAAAACCCGCAAAGCCTCGTGACCTTCACGTGGGACAAGGCGCTCGCATTGGATGGCAATTCCGCTCCGTATTTGCAGTATGCCCACGCGCGGATCGCGAGTGTCCGCGATAAATACGCCGATCAGTTTCCGCGCGGGAATTACCTCGGGACCCCGATCGTCCTCGGGGAGGAGACGGAAAAGCGTCTGGCGCGGAGACTCATCCGCTTTCCGGATGTCGTGGTGCGGGCGGCTGCCACATATCGGCCCAACTTATTGTGCGAATACCTCTTCGACCTGGCGCAGGTGTACAGCACGTTCTACCAGACCGTTCCGTTCCTGAAGGCGCCGGAGGGCGTCCGGGAGAGCCGAGTGCGTTTATGCGACCTGACGGCGCGGATCTTGAAGCAGGGCCTGGATCTCCTCGGGATTGAGGCGCCGGAGCGCATCTGA
- a CDS encoding DUF2934 domain-containing protein, with protein sequence MAETPKKKSASAKKAAKVPSARAVAAAAAAAESKGESAPAAVKTAVASAAPKAEAAKPAAKPESAAKKPAPAKTEPPAPAPAKTEAPAAAKAEPPAPAKTEAPVPPKAEAPAAPKAAQVAKSEPVAPKKPEPVAAAAPQPVSKPAAPATAPVPEAKPAAPATPPSQPAPAKAAPAPTKPVIITAEERRRMIEQAAYFRAERHGFQGDPAEHWAAAEAEIDAELKRKGVTVV encoded by the coding sequence ATGGCTGAAACACCGAAGAAAAAGTCGGCCTCGGCAAAGAAGGCGGCGAAGGTTCCGTCCGCCCGAGCGGTCGCGGCGGCCGCGGCCGCCGCCGAGTCAAAGGGCGAGTCGGCCCCCGCGGCAGTCAAGACAGCGGTCGCATCCGCGGCGCCAAAGGCCGAAGCCGCCAAACCTGCGGCCAAACCCGAATCAGCCGCCAAAAAACCAGCTCCTGCAAAGACGGAACCACCGGCACCAGCCCCTGCGAAGACGGAGGCGCCCGCGGCCGCCAAAGCTGAGCCTCCCGCTCCGGCCAAAACGGAGGCGCCTGTACCCCCGAAAGCGGAGGCTCCCGCCGCTCCCAAGGCTGCACAAGTGGCTAAGTCGGAGCCGGTTGCCCCGAAAAAACCCGAACCCGTAGCTGCGGCCGCACCGCAGCCAGTTTCTAAGCCGGCTGCGCCGGCAACGGCTCCGGTGCCCGAGGCTAAACCAGCAGCTCCGGCCACGCCGCCCTCGCAACCCGCGCCGGCGAAAGCTGCTCCGGCCCCGACCAAGCCGGTGATCATCACTGCTGAAGAGCGTCGCCGAATGATCGAGCAGGCCGCCTACTTCCGCGCGGAACGGCACGGCTTCCAAGGCGACCCGGCCGAACACTGGGCCGCGGCCGAGGCGGAGATCGACGCGGAACTCAAGCGCAAAGGCGTGACTGTCGTCTGA